AACTCAAACAAGCAGAAAAAAGGTTGCGTAAAATCCTCTATGAATTTATAGAAGATTGAGTGGATAGAAGATGGGGTGTTTAAGCCAGATTGCTAATCAGGTTAACTACCAACCTGAAAATAATATCCATAAACAGCATCAATAAAAGCGGTGAGAAATCAATGCCAATTCGAGTAGAGGGCAAAATCGAACGGAAAGGTGCAAGCAGAGGCTCTGTCACCCCATACACAAAACGAATGATCGGATGGCGAAGATCCACCTGAGGTAGAAAAGAGATGACCATACGGGCCACAATTAACAGAAAGACTAAGCCTCTGATACCATCCAGAATTTGCAAAATCACAATCATTGTGAGCTTTCCTTATAACGTTCTCCCAATTCCCGTGAGCGTCGGGTAGCAGTTTCAACCGTTTTGAGCAGCGTGGCCCGGATTTTGTATTCTTCCATGACCTGAATCCCTGCAATCGTTGTACCACCAGGAGAAGTCACCATATCACGGAGTTGAGCGGGGTGTCTATCCGTTTCCTGAATCAACTGGGCAGAGCCCAAAAGGGTTTGTAAAACCAATTGACGAGAAGTCGCGCGCGGCAAGCCCTGTAATACACCGGCCTCAATCAAGGCATCTACGATTAAAAAAACAAAACCGGGGCCTGAACCACTCAAGCCCGTGACTGCATCTAAATATTT
This DNA window, taken from bacterium (Candidatus Blackallbacteria) CG13_big_fil_rev_8_21_14_2_50_49_14, encodes the following:
- a CDS encoding YggT family protein — protein: MIVILQILDGIRGLVFLLIVARMVISFLPQVDLRHPIIRFVYGVTEPLLAPFRSILPSTRIGIDFSPLLLMLFMDIIFRLVVNLISNLA